The Stenotrophomonas maltophilia genome includes a region encoding these proteins:
- a CDS encoding ribonuclease HII: MSRRHAAAASLALFDGAAVVEPERLVAGVDEAGRGPLAGPVAVAAVVFDPARPRINGLDDSKQLTAARREQLHDRIIERALAWHVVLVDVDTIDRLNIYQATLQGMRDVVAAVAHVAGFARIDGNVVPKGLVLPAQALVGGDGIDRAIMAASILAKVSRDRYMQDVHARHPQYGFEQHKGYGTPAHLAALREHGPCMEHRRSFAPVRECLENPAAVTADIAIA; this comes from the coding sequence ATGAGCCGCCGCCATGCCGCAGCGGCCAGCCTGGCCCTGTTCGACGGTGCTGCCGTGGTCGAGCCGGAGCGTCTGGTCGCCGGCGTCGACGAAGCCGGCCGCGGTCCGCTGGCCGGACCGGTCGCGGTGGCGGCGGTGGTGTTCGACCCGGCACGGCCACGCATCAACGGCCTGGACGATTCCAAGCAACTCACCGCAGCCCGCCGCGAGCAACTGCATGACCGCATCATCGAACGTGCCCTGGCCTGGCACGTGGTGCTGGTGGACGTGGACACCATCGACCGCCTGAACATCTACCAGGCCACCCTGCAGGGCATGCGTGACGTCGTTGCAGCGGTCGCCCACGTGGCCGGCTTTGCCCGCATCGACGGCAACGTGGTGCCCAAGGGCCTGGTACTGCCGGCGCAGGCGCTGGTCGGCGGTGATGGCATCGACCGCGCAATCATGGCCGCCTCGATCCTGGCCAAGGTCTCGCGCGACCGCTACATGCAGGACGTGCATGCCCGCCACCCGCAGTACGGCTTCGAGCAGCACAAGGGCTACGGCACCCCGGCCCATCTGGCCGCCCTGCGCGAGCACGGCCCCTGCATGGAGCACCGGCGCAGCTTCGCCCCGGTGCGTGAGTGCCTGGAAAACCCGGCAGCTGTGACCGCAGACATCGCAATCGCCTGA
- the lpxB gene encoding lipid-A-disaccharide synthase: MAGSVPAQRVLSERPLRIALVAGEASGDLLGAGLVRELKARFPNAEFAGIGGDAMRSAGCLTWHDASELAVMGLTEVLRHLPRLLKLRSAFRQRALEWQPDVFIGIDAPDFNLGIERWLKQRGVRTVHYVSPSVWAWREKRAEKIGSSADLVLCLFPMEPPIYARHGIDARFVGHPMADDIPLQGNREEARAALGLPTSAKVLAVLPGSRLGEISRLGEPFFEAAWQVSERIPGLHVVVPAANPACKRLIEEQLSRSALPVAFSHVLDGEARNAMIAADVVVLASGTATLEAMLVKRPMVVGYRVNELTYRLVKALGLIKVDRFALPNILAGQDLAPELMQHDCTPDKLAAAIQQWFDHPQRVTDLQDTYARLHQRLRRNASARAADAVGELLMRDQAQA, translated from the coding sequence ATGGCCGGCAGCGTCCCCGCGCAGCGGGTGCTCAGCGAGCGCCCGTTGCGGATCGCTCTGGTGGCCGGTGAGGCCTCCGGTGATCTGCTGGGCGCGGGCCTGGTGCGCGAGCTGAAGGCACGCTTTCCGAACGCCGAATTCGCCGGCATCGGTGGCGATGCCATGCGCAGCGCCGGCTGCCTGACCTGGCACGATGCCAGCGAGCTGGCGGTGATGGGCCTGACCGAAGTGCTGCGCCACCTGCCACGCCTGCTGAAACTGCGTTCCGCGTTCCGCCAGCGTGCACTGGAATGGCAGCCGGACGTGTTCATCGGCATCGACGCGCCCGACTTCAACCTGGGCATCGAACGCTGGCTGAAGCAGCGCGGCGTGCGCACCGTGCACTACGTCAGCCCCTCGGTCTGGGCCTGGCGCGAGAAGCGCGCCGAGAAGATCGGCAGCAGTGCCGACCTGGTGCTGTGCCTGTTCCCGATGGAACCCCCGATCTATGCCAGGCACGGCATCGACGCGCGCTTCGTTGGCCATCCGATGGCCGATGACATCCCCCTGCAGGGCAACCGCGAGGAAGCGCGCGCCGCGCTTGGCCTGCCGACCTCGGCCAAGGTGCTGGCAGTGCTGCCAGGCAGCCGCCTGGGCGAAATCTCGCGCCTCGGTGAACCGTTCTTCGAGGCCGCCTGGCAGGTCTCCGAGCGCATCCCCGGCCTGCACGTGGTAGTGCCTGCCGCCAACCCGGCCTGCAAGCGCCTGATCGAAGAACAGCTGTCACGCTCGGCGCTGCCGGTAGCCTTCTCGCATGTACTCGACGGTGAGGCGCGCAACGCCATGATCGCCGCCGATGTGGTGGTGCTGGCCTCGGGCACCGCGACGCTGGAGGCGATGCTGGTCAAGCGGCCGATGGTGGTCGGTTACCGCGTCAACGAGCTGACCTACCGCCTGGTCAAGGCGCTGGGCCTGATCAAGGTCGACCGCTTTGCCCTGCCCAACATCCTGGCGGGCCAGGACCTGGCACCGGAACTGATGCAGCACGACTGCACGCCGGACAAGCTGGCGGCGGCCATCCAGCAATGGTTCGACCACCCGCAGCGGGTGACCGACCTGCAGGACACCTATGCCCGCCTGCATCAACGACTGCGCCGCAATGCCTCGGCCCGCGCGGCCGACGCTGTGGGCGAGCTGTTGATGCGCGACCAGGCCCAGGCATGA
- the lpxA gene encoding acyl-ACP--UDP-N-acetylglucosamine O-acyltransferase, protein MTDNAPRIHPTAVIDPAARLADDVQVGAFTLIGADVEIGAGTVVGPHCSIHGPTRIGRDNRFIGHAAIGGEPQDKKFAGERTELVIGDRNVFREFVTLNRGTGRGGGITTIGNDNWMLAYTHVAHDCHVGNFCVFSNNTTLAGHVTVGDYVIISGFAGAHQFCRIGAHAFLGMGALTNGDVPPFTMVGTDSLGRPRGINSEGLKRRGFDAERISAIKRAYRTLYVAGLPLAEAKVQLTEQARDSDDVKAMLDFIEHAERPLLR, encoded by the coding sequence ATGACTGACAACGCACCACGGATCCACCCGACTGCCGTCATCGATCCGGCCGCGCGCCTGGCCGACGACGTCCAGGTCGGCGCGTTCACCCTGATCGGTGCCGATGTGGAAATCGGCGCCGGCACAGTGGTCGGCCCCCATTGCAGCATCCACGGCCCGACCAGGATCGGCCGTGACAACCGCTTCATCGGTCACGCCGCGATCGGTGGCGAGCCGCAGGACAAGAAGTTTGCCGGCGAACGCACCGAACTGGTGATCGGCGACCGCAACGTGTTCCGCGAGTTCGTCACCCTGAACCGTGGCACCGGCCGCGGCGGCGGCATCACCACGATCGGCAACGACAACTGGATGCTGGCCTACACGCACGTGGCGCACGACTGCCATGTCGGCAACTTCTGCGTGTTCTCCAACAACACCACCCTGGCCGGCCACGTGACCGTGGGCGACTACGTGATCATCAGCGGCTTCGCCGGTGCCCACCAGTTCTGCCGCATCGGTGCCCACGCCTTCCTCGGCATGGGCGCGCTGACCAACGGCGACGTTCCGCCGTTCACCATGGTCGGCACCGATTCGCTGGGCCGCCCGCGCGGCATCAACAGCGAAGGGCTGAAGCGTCGTGGCTTCGACGCCGAGCGCATCTCCGCCATCAAGCGCGCCTACCGCACCCTGTACGTGGCGGGCCTGCCGCTGGCCGAAGCCAAGGTGCAGCTGACCGAACAGGCACGCGACAGCGATGACGTGAAGGCCATGCTGGACTTCATCGAGCACGCTGAGAGGCCCTTGCTGCGATGA